The Planctellipticum variicoloris DNA window CGCAGTCGATCCTGGGGATACGAATCGTCATAGGCCGGGCTCCGTCGCGGAGCCGGGGCATCCCAGCGGTCGTACGTCGAGTCGCTCTGACCCAGATAGCTGTCAGGTGCGGCTCCAAAGTCATTGCCGTACTGAGCCAGCGCCGGCGTGGCGACGGCCGTCGCCACGGCGACAACGACCGCCCGGCCGAACCAGGCGGCGATTTGCTTTCCGAAATGAATCCACAGACGAGTCATGATCAGGTTCCTTCCGTTGTCTTTGCCGCCGGTCTTCTGGCCGACGATTGCAGGATTCCGAACTCAACGCCTCAAAGCCCCGTTCCACTCAGTGCTGAAACATCACCGCTCCGGCGCCCTCGGCAGCGACCGGCTCCGGATGAGCGGGACCCAGCTCGCCCCGCAGAATCTTCACGTGAGACGGAGCTTCGATCCCGATTTTGACCGACCCCCGCCCGGTCCGCATCACGCGGACAACCACATCTTCGCCAATCTGGATGACACCGTCTCGTTTTCGCGTCAGGATCAACATGGTTTCCCTTCCTGTGTCGTGATTCTCAGTTCTCGATGACAGCCAGATCGACATCGTTATGATTCTTTATGCTGTCGTCATGGCGAGAACAATAAGCACGCGGCGTGCCAATCCTGCGCCGGACTCGTTATCTCATCAGATCTCCATTTTTCATGGGAGTTTGTGAGTTGTAAGACCTTCCTGCGGGCGTGTTCAGGGGGCTCTCAACCACCTGCCAATGTAACTTCCTCCCACGCAGACACCGGACATGTGTAATTCTTGCGACACTCCCTTTGCCGAAGCGCACTCAGAACGATTTTCCCTGCAATTCTTTCCTGGCGAGAATCTGAATGTCGCACCTCTTAATGCGCTGGAAAGGCTCGGAGGGAAATCGATCGGAACAGCCGCGGAAGATCCAAAAAGCGACATTTGGCACGGAGAGTGCATCAGAGTGATTCCCATCAAGCACGCCAAACGGTGGCTGGCTGAGACTGACCACGGGACGGCTCAAGCAAGAGCCTCATCCCTGAAACCAACCGCGAAGGAACGAATCATGATGTTTTCCAAACTCTCCGCTCTGTGCGTGACCGGTGCGATGCTGCTGACGACCGGCAGCCTGCGGGCCCAGGACTTCCGCAACAGCAACTGGGGTCATCGGCCCGGATATTCCGCCTCCAACTACGGCGGGCACTACGGCTCGACCGCCAGCCAGAATCGCTTCCGCGACGACGACTGCGATTTCAACAGCCGCAACAACGGCTACAGCAGCGCCTACCGCGGAGGAACCTATGGCTCGGCGTGGCCCGGTGCTCAATGGGGCGGGGGCTACAGCTACACCCAACCCTACCGCAGCTCGTCCTACCTGCCGGCCTACCGGACGCCGAGCTACGGCAACGGCTACGGGTACTCGCAGCCCGGCTACCGTTCGACCTCGACCTACGGCTCCAGCCACCCCTGGTATCGGTAAGGAACGACAGCAACGCGCCGCCGTCCGGAATGTCCGGACGGTGGAGAACCCTCCACGCAATCCGGAATCTCGATGATCTTTTGAATGAAGGAACCGATCATGCTTGCGAAATTCTCAACCCTGTTTGTGGCCGGCGCAATGGTGATGGCCGCCGGAAACGTCAACGCGGCCGACGACTTCGGCCTGAGCTGGGGCCGCACCCCCGGCTACGCGACCAGCAGCACGCGGAATCTCAACAATGGCATCGCGGTCGGCGGCTGCTACCCGACCAGCAATGCCGGCAACCACTGGGGCTCCAGTTCATACGGCTCCCGTTGGTCCAACGATCGCTGGGACCACCGGAACACCGGCTACGGCAGCTCGCTCCCCTACCACGCCTCGTCGTACCGGCCGGTCTACCGGCCCACGACTTACAACGGCCCCTTCAATCACAACCTGCCGGCGTACGGTCACACGACCTGGAACGCCAACCGTCCGTACTACCGGTAACGCTCGTCCGTGGCAGTTGAGCGATCGATGTTCGAGTCACGCTTCCCGGAATGTCCGGGCGGCGCTCCCCTCTCGAACGGTCTGCTTCTGGAAAGTCATTTTGCGAAGGAACGGATCATGTTTGCGAAAGTCTCCACCGTCTGTATTGCCGGCGCCTTGTTCATGGTCGCCGGCGGTAATGCCCAGGCTCAGGACTTCTTCGGTTCGAAC harbors:
- a CDS encoding carbon storage regulator; its protein translation is MLILTRKRDGVIQIGEDVVVRVMRTGRGSVKIGIEAPSHVKILRGELGPAHPEPVAAEGAGAVMFQH